Genomic DNA from Magnolia sinica isolate HGM2019 chromosome 4, MsV1, whole genome shotgun sequence:
ATTGCTCATTCATTGACCTTGCATTCTCAACTATTGGATGCATTTTTAGTTGAAATTTATCTTAATTAAAACTGAAAAAATTACTGAAAGAATCTTCCATTCTACAATCCTTCATTTTTACTGAGAGTTTCTTTGAGTTATCATTGCAACGGTAATTGAAGTACAATATGATTTATTTCAAGatttttagggtgtgtttgattgCCACcgaaaaatgagttcatctcaattTAGTTAATCGTAACTATATGCATTAGAGATCAATTATTTTGGTAGGGATTAATAATCTTAGTTGCCGACAATTTGTATAATCTCCattaatatataattaataatatccaaaatgagataaattcattTTTCAGTGGCCAACAAACAGGCCAATAGTGGTATATTTATGGGAAACGATCCAGTGCTCTCTGAGCAATAGTAGTCCTAATTGCATTGAGACACTTGAATAGTTCAATagattgatctagactgtccattagaTCTTCTACCTTTTTCATGGGCAATCACAACAATCGGATGATTCACTATTCTATATGATGACCTCGTTTTTTAAGCCATTCATTTTTGGAATACATGGATGGGATGGTAAGGATTAATTGCTTGATAAAAGCCATTCCTTAGTACCATGTACCATGTGTGATTTTGGACAGTTTGATTGGTGTCCaaatttttttattgttattatttttacatAAATGATCTTGACAGTCCATTTGATAGCCTATTGATCAGGCATTTAGACACATCCAATCgtatgatttttatgaatttttacaTCTCATACAGTGAAATGTGCACTCAACCTAGCGGTGCTGTGGGAGCACCGGATCGTTTCTTATTGTGTATTCTTATCTTATGGTAGCAACTGTAACAACACTAGCAACAACAGAGGCAATAAAAAGAAGTTACAATTCAAGCTTCATATTTAAGAACTTCTGCAAACATTTAAAAATAGATTAtacaagaagaaagaaaaaatatgaAACTGTTACCTGGAGGAATATAGCCTACAGATCCCTTGATACCGGTCGAGTTGGTTTGATCATGAGAGGTATTACTTGCAGCGTTAGGAAGGAACCTTGCTAATCCAAAATCACCAACGTGGGCACACATGTCATCGTCCAATAGAACATTGCTTGGTTTTAGATCACGATGAACAACTGGTGTGCCGCAATGGTGATGAAGATACTCCAATGCAGAGGCGACATCAATGGCTATATCTAGCCTCTGAATAAAATTCAAGCTCCTTGACTCGTGCTGCTCGTATACATTTGGATGCAACCACTTCTCTAGACTCCCATTAGTCATGTACTCAAACACTAGAGCTTTGAAATCATTGCCCTTAAAATCAATGCTTGAGCAAGCAGTAATGATTTTAACTAGATTCCGATGCCGGATATTTCTCAAGGCTTCACATTCGGCAAGGAAACTCCTTGAAGCTCCTCGTTGTTGAAGATTGACAACTTTCACTGCAACAAGTGTTTTATGACGCTCTAGAATTCCTTTGTATACAGAACCATAACTTCCAGCACCAATCAAACTATCTGAAGAGAACCCACCAGTCGCTTTAAAGAGATCTGCATAGGAAATATTTAAGAACTGGCCCTCCAAGAGAGACGCAGGCAAAGGATTCTTCTTGGCCTTTCTTCTAGCCCGATAAAGAGTGGCAAAGAGAAATGATAAAAGAATCAATCCCAAAACTGCACCGACCGCTGAGAATATCACTCTTCGTGAAATCGACCTTCCATGTCTCTTAGGAGCTTTCTTTGGGCACACTGGTAGCCGTAATTGTGGGATACCTCCACAAAGCTTGTTGTTTCCGAGGACCAAAAATGCGCTCAAGTTTTTGAAAACCCCTTTAGTTGGGACTTCACCCTCAAGATCATTGGAAGACAAATCCAAATACTGCAAAAATGAGAATTTCTCCAGAACTTGTGGAATATGCCCAGACAAGTTATTGTGAGAAAGATTTAGCAGTAGAATACTTTTCAAGTTGCTCAGAGATGGAGGAATGGCTCCTTGAAATAAGTTATAGCTTAAATTAAGGACTTCAATGCTCCGACAGTCGCCTAGCGTGCTTGGAATTTCCCCAGTCAATTTATTGTGAGCAACATCAAAAACTTGAAATTGTTTTAACTGACCAACTTCTGTCGGCAGAGATCCAATCAAAGAATTCTCACCTACATAAAGTTTAACCAGAGAAGTAATACTTAAAACATCTTTGGGTATGCTACCATTCAGCTTGTTTACACTGAGATCTAGTACTTCAAGACGACAGTTTCCAAGACTCGAAGGGATACGTCCCTGCAAACGATTTTCATTTAAAGCGAGCATAGCCAATCCAGTGATGTTGCCAATGGAGGATGGGATTTGTCCTGAGAGTTTGTTTCTGGACAAATACAATCCCTCCAAATTTTGAAGCTTTCCAACACCAATAGGAATGGTACCCATGAGAGAAGTCTCAGATATATCTAGCATATTCATTTCAACAAGATTGCTAATATCTGTGGGGATTCTTCCAGATATTGGGTTTCCTCCCAACATTAGTTCTGTTAGGTGGGTAGAGAGATTGACGATAGCGTCAGGCAATGTTCCTCTTAGTTGATtggaaaatatatttaaaattttcaaatgggtacaATTCGTTAAAGAAGTGAGAAAACTCAAGTCATTGTCTCCTTCTCCACCTCCAACGTTATTGCCCGGTAAATTTAGGATACTAAGATCCTTTAGTCTCCCCAAATTCTCAGGCACAGGTCCACTGAAACTATTATAAGGAATATCAACCAGAACAAGTCCTGAAGCATTTGATAATGAAGCTGGTATAGGTCCACTAAATTCATTTTTTGCAAGTAAAAGACCTTTGAGACTAGGAAGTGTGAGACCTAGATTGGATGGAAGGTTTCCGTGAAGTTGGTTACCTCCCACAGCAAGATTAACGATGGATGAGAGGTTGTAAAGTGATGGTGGAATCAGACCAGACAGTTTATTTACAGAGATGAGAAGAAATTCTAACTTCACAAGCCGTCCAAGCTCATCTGGAATGCTTCCTTCGAAACTGTTATGATCTAGATAGAGAAAAACAAGAGACGAGAGATTACCAAGTGATGGTGGGATGTTGCCGATGAGATTGTTACTACCAAGATCTAATGATGCAAGCTTTGACAAAGAGCTAAGAAAGACTGGAATTCTCCCTATGAGGTTGTTTTCatataaatggatggatgtgatTTTCGAGAGGTGAAACAGTTCATCAGGAATTCCTCCTTGCAGCCCATTATAACTAAGATCAAGATCCCGAAGCCGGAAGAGCTGGCCGATTTCACGTGGGATTTTGCCATGGAAGCTATTGCCTGAGAGATTGATACTCCTGAGGAAGGTTAGGTTTGCTATCTGAGgtgagatgggtcccaccaatccgTGGTATACAAGATTCAAGGCAATGACTCTTTGAGGATGCCGGCGACCGCATGTGATTCCTTCCCAGTTGCAGAAATGGACAGAATCGTTCCATGAGCTGAAGAAGCGGGAAGGATCGTTGGATATCGGATCCTTGAATGCGATCAAGGCAAGCCGATCCGTCTCGTTTCCTAAGGTGGGGAAACCGATTCCTATGCACTCCATGCATGGGAGAAGGAAGGGAAGGAGGaggaatgaccaaaatgcccttggaCAATGAATTTCAAGCTCCATTATACTTGTCATGGGAGGggtaaataaaaagagaaaatccGAAAAATGGCAGTAGCATCTGTTGGGGCGTTGCGTTAACCTTCCTATATTCATTTATATAGGAAGGTTGGAACGCAACCCCCAACATGTGTACTGTCGCGACTCAGGATCCAGCATGTGTACCCCACACAGAGGGACCCCATTTCCTGGATGGTCTggtaatctgaaccgtccatgttccAGATACTATGCTGATTAAGGTGTCACGTTATAGTCAACACTTTAGAGATGATACTAACCAGATGTAGCGCGGATCACAGACACTTTCACGGCAAAGATAGACCaaagaaaaggcccgatcgaaggTGAAAATGatctgggctattaaaaatcaaaatttcaatttttaccgattatataattttgggtagaaaaacctacttaagccaaccaaccccactatgccagATTGCACATGCCGGATTTGCAACATTCCATGACAGTTAAAAGTCCCATTTAATTtccttttactataaatagtaagttttagtttcaataTCACTTTTGATCCTTTGACTTGTaggagtgatgtagagcgggtcacgtacactttcatggccaagatggatcaaaaaggcccggtcgacaacaaaagtgatccggaccgttggactttagatcgggcgtatctcgcaatccgaacgAGTtacctaacgtaaaatatatgattttggggtagaacgagctattttagccaaacaaccccgctatgccaggttgcgtaGCCTAATTGCGAAAaatccctggatcgacggtcgtttccctattttaatttcgcttttactataaatagtaagttttagtttgattataactcttcatccatcgggctttaggagttgcgcccaacatgaaaagagctttagaataattaggagaacggtttggtgaatcCAAATATGacgcttactatttttggccgaaaaccttgcgcactagtagacatcacgaccatctataaatagtaagtttactatttataataagtcacggattctaggagttttagttgtagtttgattttgatttctttcccattgcttggtacccctatttaaagggttgtgaacttgtttttagtcattaattaatcaatttcgaatttcttaaaatttatttctattttctgctttctttcctcgtggattcgagaagtctctctcccggagagctccatggattcggagtagttatcctcatcacgttcatcctcgCGTCAAGGAGTCATGCCCAATATGAAAAGAGCTTATAAAAGTCACGTTTTTAAGGTGTTTGatttggagtctaagtctaaaactccgtcaTAGGTTTAAGCTTCATTATTTAAATAGTTGTAATTCCATTTtttcattaatcaagttatttcaaatttattaagaattatttttgcttttatccctcatggatCTGAGGAGttcgtgaggagtctagagaactCCGTGGATTCAAAGTCATTTTTtcctaaggaagacggtgatcgacctcatcatgtccttccatgcgtcaattagtatcagagcgaggattccccttgggCTGATGGTAACTAATGACGCATGGACCAAAATCTTATGGACGATGATATAGGGATTCATTATCTATTAGGAAGAATGGAAACTTTCCATTAAGAGAGTTAATTAATTATGCATGGGTTACAGTTAACCCTCGACCGTATTACGAATACGCTAATTCCGCCCTCAACCCAAAGTGATGCTCAGCCACTTATGCTCGTTGTACGACACAATCCCAATTTTTGTAAAGTGCTTTTAGAGGCCCTGAAGGTGAATCGTGGGGCTACCCTAAATGAGTTGAGCTCTAGCGATGAGGACGTCGGTAGCGTCGTTGCCCGACGATTGACTAGATCGTGCTTTAAGAGATTATTGAGGTAAGGCTAAACTCCatagttttaatggcttattacgTAAAAAAGACTTTCTTGATTGGTTAGTCGAATTAGAGTAGTATTTTGACTACATGAACGTACTGGAACATGTGAAGTTGGTTGTATTCAAATGGAAATCCAGTACTTCTGTATGGTGAGAGGAATTATAGCTTTCATGTTCCCTATAGAATAAGGCGCCCATCCGATCATGGTCGTTGATGAGATGCATTCTTTGATCATGATTCTTtcctagtgattatgagcaggtATTGTTCCGCAATACCAAAATTACCAATAGGGGAATCGGACCATCATAGATTACATTAAAGAATTCTAGTGGTTGGCAACGTGAAATGATTTGTTGGAGACCAAATTGCATAAGGTAACATGGTTCATACGCAATTACGACCggcaattcaggaccgagttcagatgcatCCGGTCAGGACCATGGATAAAGAGGTTCAATTGGCCAGTAGGGAGGAAACACAGCTTCCAAGAGTCTCTACTTGACCTCATCCTTCGACTTGGGCCCCCATGACGAGCCCCATGTAGGATTCGGTGCTATCCAAAGGAAAGGAACCAGTAAGAGGGCGTCCTTAACCTCCTACAACCACAAACCATGACACGGGGAGCGGTCCATATAGGGCTCAATGTGGAGCGCCCACAACAATGgggagtaggatttcaaatccttatggtcGACCAAGGTCGGATCATTATTTCCAATATGGCCAactgggccacttatcaaacaccttctctCAACGCTCCATAGCCCACTTGGCCATTAACGAAGGGGGTGTTAAAGGTGAGGCAGCATAAGTAAGCCCTGGATTTGATGAGAATGAACAAGGCATTGAGAAAGGAGCTGGTGATGAAGAATAGTTGGCCGAGGATCATGACGAATCCTTGGTCGTGAGGTGGTTATTATATACTCCAAGGAAGGAGGTGCACTCGAAGTGGCAAAATATATTCCACACTCAGTGTACCATCAACGGTAAGGTCTATGATATAATCATAAACAGTgacagtagcgagaacatcgtctcgaaggtaatggtggacaagttgcggctacctacGACAAaacattattctcctaacttgATTGTTTGGATAAAAAAGGTAAACAAGACTAAGGTAACTGAATAATatactgtctcattttcaattggtaggaATTATAAGAATCAAGTACTTTATGACATGGTCGACATCGAAGCATTTTATATATGTTGCTCAGTTAACCATGATAATTGGACCATGATATGACTCACTGAGGACGAGACAATGTATATGTCTTTGTTAAGGACGATCACAGGACGATCCTTGCCACTATGACACCAGAGAACTATCCCGAAGcttctaaagtagaggggagCTCCGAAGCTCCCTCCTGACCATTCAGAATTTCGTGAAGGAATCAAAGAAAACTAGTAAGGTGAACGTCGTTATGGTAAAGGGTGAGGAATTGGAGTCCTAAGATATTCCTCCAAATTTAAGGTCATTgttaaatgaattcaaagaaatatggCTCGAAGAGTTACCCGATGGATAACCCCTCATACGGGACATCCAACATtatatagacctcgtccctggggctaccTTGCCCAACTACCCTTACTATCGA
This window encodes:
- the LOC131243449 gene encoding putative receptor-like protein kinase At3g47110, whose protein sequence is MTSIMELEIHCPRAFWSFLLLPFLLPCMECIGIGFPTLGNETDRLALIAFKDPISNDPSRFFSSWNDSVHFCNWEGITCGRRHPQRVIALNLVYHGLVGPISPQIANLTFLRSINLSGNSFHGKIPREIGQLFRLRDLDLSYNGLQGGIPDELFHLSKITSIHLYENNLIGRIPVFLSSLSKLASLDLGSNNLIGNIPPSLGNLSSLVFLYLDHNSFEGSIPDELGRLVKLEFLLISVNKLSGLIPPSLYNLSSIVNLAVGGNQLHGNLPSNLGLTLPSLKGLLLAKNEFSGPIPASLSNASGLVLVDIPYNSFSGPVPENLGRLKDLSILNLPGNNVGGGEGDNDLSFLTSLTNCTHLKILNIFSNQLRGTLPDAIVNLSTHLTELMLGGNPISGRIPTDISNLVEMNMLDISETSLMGTIPIGVGKLQNLEGLYLSRNKLSGQIPSSIGNITGLAMLALNENRLQGRIPSSLGNCRLEVLDLSVNKLNGSIPKDVLSITSLVKLYVGENSLIGSLPTEVGQLKQFQVFDVAHNKLTGEIPSTLGDCRSIEVLNLSYNLFQGAIPPSLSNLKSILLLNLSHNNLSGHIPQVLEKFSFLQYLDLSSNDLEGEVPTKGVFKNLSAFLVLGNNKLCGGIPQLRLPVCPKKAPKRHGRSISRRVIFSAVGAVLGLILLSFLFATLYRARRKAKKNPLPASLLEGQFLNISYADLFKATGGFSSDSLIGAGSYGSVYKGILERHKTLVAVKVVNLQQRGASRSFLAECEALRNIRHRNLVKIITACSSIDFKGNDFKALVFEYMTNGSLEKWLHPNVYEQHESRSLNFIQRLDIAIDVASALEYLHHHCGTPVVHRDLKPSNVLLDDDMCAHVGDFGLARFLPNAASNTSHDQTNSTGIKGSVGYIPPEYGMGEKASTHGDIYSYGILLLEMFTGKRPTDDMFKDGLSLDRFVKMALPDRVMEIVDPRLLLEEVQDLNNSKQRRIARIKMQECLASVTKIGIACSVESPNERMRMRDIAAEMRAIKDLFLGVGIH